In Labrus mixtus chromosome 3, fLabMix1.1, whole genome shotgun sequence, a single window of DNA contains:
- the brdt gene encoding bromodomain testis-specific protein isoform X4 has product MSDAKICPTVSGNPPPPEVINSKMPGRITNQLQYLEKVVIKALLRHQFSWPFRQPVDAVALRLPDYYTIIKNPMDLSTIKKRLQNNYYWQGLDCIKDFNTMFTNCYVYNKPEDDIVFMAQSLEKLFLQKVSKMPNEECEVTTITSKEPVKGRKTNAGEIKQGSIVSEVVLQQTVTVIPPDVPTFLQPIKLSAHIDASIKKGFKRKAEPTAATTSGVINSEVFPTEDHSAPCTLLSRRGSGRPIKPPKKDLPSSEVKVRLSEQLRCCNEILKELLSKRHSMHAWPFYTPVDAVALGLHDYHDIIKQPMDLGTIKKKMDQREYANAKEFAADVRLMFSNCYKYNPPAHEVVYMARKLQEVFEARYLKVPEELEGCPLPHRVEMVNTDRVGNLLTSASSESESSSGEERSSEEVAMQLANLEDGLKAVSDQLKRLSQEPQLKPKKKDKLKKEKRSKEKYIARLKHKSSRYKSMVERMANLKSSIMLANRHNIHGVHSKCENEVSSKPVTYQEKKQLKQDIDKLPGDKLGKLVKIIHARESCLRDSTLEEIEVDFELLKPSTLRALQKFVRACLRKCNKNVNKQKQVKPTVGMKAGKLKEADKSQVVSKEQIFIKKNKPVAAKVIILPDLNHHSHLSEGSSSSSSSSSSSSSSSDFSTPDSSDSESVPNPKKQKRKNSFQKTKLKETHPDCSMQISETKDMTNTAVETCQSHPAVQSSTAETIEDHQTLLNAEQTCDNMALSPPDLSALLSPMASPGVVLDWAAARFEQGPVLSPLRDSPLPSKDETRSNFRYSEDFPDNQVTGLNYTNTTIRSTEEEKPQITKKVGDMDMEKDIVLKNAVSWARLVRQSVTPTAIKSSRESFQQFRKAVIEKEEREKALKKKQEDGHKEREAPEKSSLSGSCKAEMITQPIKEDPDSPESICTEASLDSPKDVEHQKSPKETQPVTTQSQVEREMARRREQERRRREAMSSIDMTMQRDIMTNFELNLD; this is encoded by the exons ATGTCCGATGCTAAAATCTGTCCCACTGTGAGTGGAAATCCCCCTCCACCGGAGGTCATAAATTCAAAGATGCCTGGACGCATAACCAATCAGCTGCAGTATCTGGAGAAGGTGGTCATCAAAGCTTTATTGAGGCATCAATTTTCATGGCCCTTCCGCCAGCCAGTTGATGCAGTGGCACTACGTCTTCCA gattattatacaattattaaaaaccCTATGGACCTGAGCACAATTAAGAAACGTCTTCAAAACAATTATTACTGGCAAGGACTCGACTGTATAAAAGACTTTAACACCATGTTCACCAACTGCTATGTTTACAACAAG CCTGAAGATGACATTGTTTTTATGGCACAGTCCCTTGAGAagctttttctgcagaaagtttCCAAGATGCCAAATGAAGAGTGTGAAGTCACAACAATAACCTCAAAGGAACCAGTCAAAGGGAGAAAGACGAATGCAG GTGAAATCAAGCAGGGATCCATTGTTTCAGAAGTTGTCCTCCAGCAGACTGTTACAGTCATTCCTCCTGATGTGCCTACATTTCTCCAACCCATTAAGCTCTCTGCACATATTGATGCATCA atcaaaAAAGGTTTTAAGAGGAAAGCAGAGCCGACAGCCGCCACCACCTCAGGAGTCATCAACAGTGAGGTTTTCCCCACTGAGGATCATTCAGCACCTTGTACATTACTCTCCAGGCGGGGCAGTGGAAGGCCCATCAAACCTCCGAAGAAAGACTTGCCATCCTCTGAGGTCAAGGTCAGACTGTCGGAGCAGCTCAGGTGCTGCAATGAAattctgaaggagctgctctCGAAGAGACACTCCATGCATGCATGGCCATTTTACACCCCGGTCGATGCAGTTGCTTTGGGCTTGCATGACTACCATGATATTATTAAACAGCCTATGGACCTTGGTACCATCAAG AAAAAGATGGATCAGCGAGAGTATGCAAACGCAAAGGAATTTGCTGCTGATGTTCGGCTGATGTTCTCCAACTGTTATAAATATAATCCACCTGCACATGAGGTGGTCTACATGGCAAGAAAACTGCAG GAAGTTTTTGAGGCCCGATATCTGAAAGTTCCCGAAGAACTAGAGGGTTGTCCCTTACCTCACCGGGTTGAAATGGTAAACacggacagagttggaaatctgTTGACGTCAGCAAGTTCTGAAAGTGAAAGCTCCTCAGGGGAGGAGAGGTCGTCAGAAGAGGTGGCCATGCAGCTGGCCAATCTAGAGGACGGG TTGAAAGCTGTGAGTGACCAGCTAAAGAGACTCAGCCAAGAGCCCCAGCTGAAACCAAAGAAGAAAGACaagttgaaaaaggaaaaaagatcCAAAGAAAAGTACATCGCAAGACTGAAGCACAAATCCAGCAGATACAAATCTATGGTTGAAAGAATGGCCAACCTCAAGAGCTCAATTAT GCTTGCCAACAGGCACAATATCCATGGAGTACACTCAAAATGTGAGAACGAGGTCTCATCAAAACCAGTGACTTACCAGGAGAAGAAGCAGTTGAAACAAGACATCGACAAGCTGCCCGGTGACAAGCTGGGCAAGTTGGTGAAAATCATTCATGCCAGGGAGTCGTGTCTGCGAGACTCCACTCTTGAGGAAATTGAGGTTGACTTTGAACTCCTCAAACCTTCCACACTGAGAGCCCTGCAGAAGTTTGTTAGAGCATGTCTGAGGAAATGCAACAAGAATGTTAACA AACAAAAGCAGGTAAAACCCACAGTAGGAATGAAGGCTGGGAAATTAAAGGAGGCTGACAAATCTCAGGTTGTCAGTAAAGAGCAGATCTTTATCAAGAAAAATAAGCCAGTAG CAGCTAAAGTTATCATATTGCCTGACCTCAACCACCATTCACACCTCAGTGAAGGCAGCAGCTCatcatccagcagcagcagcagcagcagcagcagtagtgaTTTTAGCACCCCTGATAGCAGTGACTCTGAATCAG TGCCAAATCcaaagaagcagaaaagaaagaactCTTTTCAGAAGACAAAGTTGAAGGAGACTCACCCTGACTGTAGCATGCAGATATCAGAGACAAAAGATATGACAAACACCGCCGTGGAGACTTGTCAGTCCCATCCTGCTGTGCAGTCATCCACAGCAGAAACCATAGAAGATCATCAGACACTTCTCAATGCAGAGCAGACCTGTGATAATATGGCTTTATCACCTCCAG ATTTGTCTGCCCTTCTGTCCCCCATGGCATCTCCAGGAGTTGTGCTGGACTGGGCGGCTGCCAGATTTGAG CAGGGCCCGGTGCTATCGCCTCTGAGAGATAGTCCGCTCCCATCCAAAGAtgagaccagatcca ATTTCAGATACTCTGAAGATTTTCCCGACAATCAGGTGACTGGTCTGAATTACACCAACACAACAATTAGATCTACTGAAGAGGAAAAACCCCAAATAACCAAAAAGGTTGGTGATATGGATATGGAAAAG gACATAGTTCTGAAAAATGCCGTGTCTTGGGCGAGACTGGTGAGACAATCGGTCACTCCAACTGCAATCAAGTCTTCTAGAGAGAGCTTCCAGCAGTTCCGAAAGGCTGTCATAGAAAAGGAAGAACGTGAAAAAGCtctgaagaagaaacaggagGATGGACACAAGGAGCGGGAAGCTCCTGAAAAGAGCAG CCTATCTGGCTCATGTAAAGCCGAAATGATCACACAACCTATAAAGGAGGATCCTGATTCACCTGAAAGCATTTGCACAGAGGCTTCTCTAGACTCTCCTAAAGATGTGGAGCATCAAAAGTCTCCAAAAGAAACACAGCCTGTAACCACACAGTCCCAGGTAGAAAGAGAGATGGCCCGCAGGAGAGAACAAGAACGTCGCAGACGAGAGGCC ATGTCTAGTATTGACATGACTATGCAGCGGGACATCATGACTAACTTTGAGCTGAACCTGGACTAA
- the brdt gene encoding bromodomain testis-specific protein isoform X5, whose product MSDAKICPTVSGNPPPPEVINSKMPGRITNQLQYLEKVVIKALLRHQFSWPFRQPVDAVALRLPDYYTIIKNPMDLSTIKKRLQNNYYWQGLDCIKDFNTMFTNCYVYNKPEDDIVFMAQSLEKLFLQKVSKMPNEECEVTTITSKEPVKGRKTNAGEIKQGSIVSEVVLQQTVTVIPPDVPTFLQPIKLSAHIDASIKKGFKRKAEPTAATTSGVINSEVFPTEDHSAPCTLLSRRGSGRPIKPPKKDLPSSEVKVRLSEQLRCCNEILKELLSKRHSMHAWPFYTPVDAVALGLHDYHDIIKQPMDLGTIKKKMDQREYANAKEFAADVRLMFSNCYKYNPPAHEVVYMARKLQEVFEARYLKVPEELEGCPLPHRVEMVNTDRVGNLLTSASSESESSSGEERSSEEVAMQLANLEDGLKAVSDQLKRLSQEPQLKPKKKDKLKKEKRSKEKYIARLKHKSSRYKSMVERMANLKSSIMLANRHNIHGVHSKCENEVSSKPVTYQEKKQLKQDIDKLPGDKLGKLVKIIHARESCLRDSTLEEIEVDFELLKPSTLRALQKFVRACLRKCNKNVNKQKQVKPTVGMKAGKLKEADKSQVVSKEQIFIKKNKPVAKVIILPDLNHHSHLSEGSSSSSSSSSSSSSSSDFSTPDSSDSESVPNPKKQKRKNSFQKTKLKETHPDCSMQISETKDMTNTAVETCQSHPAVQSSTAETIEDHQTLLNAEQTCDNMALSPPDLSALLSPMASPGVVLDWAAARFEQGPVLSPLRDSPLPSKDETRSNFRYSEDFPDNQVTGLNYTNTTIRSTEEEKPQITKKDIVLKNAVSWARLVRQSVTPTAIKSSRESFQQFRKAVIEKEEREKALKKKQEDGHKEREAPEKSSLSGSCKAEMITQPIKEDPDSPESICTEASLDSPKDVEHQKSPKETQPVTTQSQVEREMARRREQERRRREAMSSIDMTMQRDIMTNFELNLD is encoded by the exons ATGTCCGATGCTAAAATCTGTCCCACTGTGAGTGGAAATCCCCCTCCACCGGAGGTCATAAATTCAAAGATGCCTGGACGCATAACCAATCAGCTGCAGTATCTGGAGAAGGTGGTCATCAAAGCTTTATTGAGGCATCAATTTTCATGGCCCTTCCGCCAGCCAGTTGATGCAGTGGCACTACGTCTTCCA gattattatacaattattaaaaaccCTATGGACCTGAGCACAATTAAGAAACGTCTTCAAAACAATTATTACTGGCAAGGACTCGACTGTATAAAAGACTTTAACACCATGTTCACCAACTGCTATGTTTACAACAAG CCTGAAGATGACATTGTTTTTATGGCACAGTCCCTTGAGAagctttttctgcagaaagtttCCAAGATGCCAAATGAAGAGTGTGAAGTCACAACAATAACCTCAAAGGAACCAGTCAAAGGGAGAAAGACGAATGCAG GTGAAATCAAGCAGGGATCCATTGTTTCAGAAGTTGTCCTCCAGCAGACTGTTACAGTCATTCCTCCTGATGTGCCTACATTTCTCCAACCCATTAAGCTCTCTGCACATATTGATGCATCA atcaaaAAAGGTTTTAAGAGGAAAGCAGAGCCGACAGCCGCCACCACCTCAGGAGTCATCAACAGTGAGGTTTTCCCCACTGAGGATCATTCAGCACCTTGTACATTACTCTCCAGGCGGGGCAGTGGAAGGCCCATCAAACCTCCGAAGAAAGACTTGCCATCCTCTGAGGTCAAGGTCAGACTGTCGGAGCAGCTCAGGTGCTGCAATGAAattctgaaggagctgctctCGAAGAGACACTCCATGCATGCATGGCCATTTTACACCCCGGTCGATGCAGTTGCTTTGGGCTTGCATGACTACCATGATATTATTAAACAGCCTATGGACCTTGGTACCATCAAG AAAAAGATGGATCAGCGAGAGTATGCAAACGCAAAGGAATTTGCTGCTGATGTTCGGCTGATGTTCTCCAACTGTTATAAATATAATCCACCTGCACATGAGGTGGTCTACATGGCAAGAAAACTGCAG GAAGTTTTTGAGGCCCGATATCTGAAAGTTCCCGAAGAACTAGAGGGTTGTCCCTTACCTCACCGGGTTGAAATGGTAAACacggacagagttggaaatctgTTGACGTCAGCAAGTTCTGAAAGTGAAAGCTCCTCAGGGGAGGAGAGGTCGTCAGAAGAGGTGGCCATGCAGCTGGCCAATCTAGAGGACGGG TTGAAAGCTGTGAGTGACCAGCTAAAGAGACTCAGCCAAGAGCCCCAGCTGAAACCAAAGAAGAAAGACaagttgaaaaaggaaaaaagatcCAAAGAAAAGTACATCGCAAGACTGAAGCACAAATCCAGCAGATACAAATCTATGGTTGAAAGAATGGCCAACCTCAAGAGCTCAATTAT GCTTGCCAACAGGCACAATATCCATGGAGTACACTCAAAATGTGAGAACGAGGTCTCATCAAAACCAGTGACTTACCAGGAGAAGAAGCAGTTGAAACAAGACATCGACAAGCTGCCCGGTGACAAGCTGGGCAAGTTGGTGAAAATCATTCATGCCAGGGAGTCGTGTCTGCGAGACTCCACTCTTGAGGAAATTGAGGTTGACTTTGAACTCCTCAAACCTTCCACACTGAGAGCCCTGCAGAAGTTTGTTAGAGCATGTCTGAGGAAATGCAACAAGAATGTTAACA AACAAAAGCAGGTAAAACCCACAGTAGGAATGAAGGCTGGGAAATTAAAGGAGGCTGACAAATCTCAGGTTGTCAGTAAAGAGCAGATCTTTATCAAGAAAAATAAGCCAGTAG CTAAAGTTATCATATTGCCTGACCTCAACCACCATTCACACCTCAGTGAAGGCAGCAGCTCatcatccagcagcagcagcagcagcagcagcagtagtgaTTTTAGCACCCCTGATAGCAGTGACTCTGAATCAG TGCCAAATCcaaagaagcagaaaagaaagaactCTTTTCAGAAGACAAAGTTGAAGGAGACTCACCCTGACTGTAGCATGCAGATATCAGAGACAAAAGATATGACAAACACCGCCGTGGAGACTTGTCAGTCCCATCCTGCTGTGCAGTCATCCACAGCAGAAACCATAGAAGATCATCAGACACTTCTCAATGCAGAGCAGACCTGTGATAATATGGCTTTATCACCTCCAG ATTTGTCTGCCCTTCTGTCCCCCATGGCATCTCCAGGAGTTGTGCTGGACTGGGCGGCTGCCAGATTTGAG CAGGGCCCGGTGCTATCGCCTCTGAGAGATAGTCCGCTCCCATCCAAAGAtgagaccagatcca ATTTCAGATACTCTGAAGATTTTCCCGACAATCAGGTGACTGGTCTGAATTACACCAACACAACAATTAGATCTACTGAAGAGGAAAAACCCCAAATAACCAAAAAG gACATAGTTCTGAAAAATGCCGTGTCTTGGGCGAGACTGGTGAGACAATCGGTCACTCCAACTGCAATCAAGTCTTCTAGAGAGAGCTTCCAGCAGTTCCGAAAGGCTGTCATAGAAAAGGAAGAACGTGAAAAAGCtctgaagaagaaacaggagGATGGACACAAGGAGCGGGAAGCTCCTGAAAAGAGCAG CCTATCTGGCTCATGTAAAGCCGAAATGATCACACAACCTATAAAGGAGGATCCTGATTCACCTGAAAGCATTTGCACAGAGGCTTCTCTAGACTCTCCTAAAGATGTGGAGCATCAAAAGTCTCCAAAAGAAACACAGCCTGTAACCACACAGTCCCAGGTAGAAAGAGAGATGGCCCGCAGGAGAGAACAAGAACGTCGCAGACGAGAGGCC ATGTCTAGTATTGACATGACTATGCAGCGGGACATCATGACTAACTTTGAGCTGAACCTGGACTAA